The genome window CCAGAACAGACGACAAATAATTGCTGCTAACACTCCAACTGCAGAGGAGCCCCCTTGAGGGATCCGGATGCCATAAACTGTCCGGGAATGTTGGCATCTGGTTCTTACACTGAACTTTCCCTAGAGATAAAGCCGGGACGGAGGCGGCGTCGGAGTCCGCGGGCTGCCTTGGAAGTTGCTGGCCTCTTGATGTTCTCCGTGGAAAACGCAGCACTGGAAAGGGGCTAAGGCGTCTGCCCGCTTTGTAGTGGTAATGAGGGCGCCAGCGCGAGTCCGCGGCGCGCAGAGGCTCGCAGTACCCGGTCGGGAGGCACATCCTCCCGCCTCCCCCGGGAGGGGTTGGGGCTGTTCTGCAAAAGTGATGTATTTTAGTGCAGCCTCCAAAGGTTCCTAGGAGGAAGGCAGGGGACAGTGGGGACGGGGCCGCGGGTTCTTCAAAGTATTTTTAGGAGTGCAGCATCACTGTCATGTCCGCGAGGAcccaaaggaataaagaaatgtcGCCATCCGCTAAAGACAATCACCTTCTGCCCATCCGCCCTTCCCTCGCGCCAGCCCCACCCTGAACGCCTCggttgcaaaaacaaaataaagcaaaatcttTTGCTTTGGCAACCTCTAAGTCACATTCTGCCTCCTTCGGCAACaggaagatttctttcttctccctctcccggcttcttttctttcccccacttcgccccccccccccgcctccttttcttttcttctctgtcctccttccttcccccaaatCGCTCGAAACTTAAGACGTGCAGCGGCTGCAGGTGCGCGCGGGCCGGGCGGCCGGGCAGGGCGAGCCTGGGACCGCCGGGCCTCGCAGGCATTGATCAGCTGGGAGCGCGCGCTGAGTGACGGCGCGGTTGCCATGGCAGCCGCCTGAGCGGCGCCGCGAGGACAAGGCTGCAGGGCGGCGTGAATGGGCGGCGTCACGCGCCTGGCGCCAGAGAGTCTGCTCCGGGGCTCCGACTCCGGCCCCGCCGCGGCCTGGCccgcgcgccgccgccgccgccaccgccgccaaTTCATCACCTGTCAGGGATCACTCGGGGGGTCACGGGCGGAATGGACACAGCTGTGAGAACAAAACCGGGGGGGAAGAAAAGCGAGCGCTCCCGATTGCGCCAGATGTGCAAGGAGGACCTTGAGACGCCCCCTCCCCCCGAAGGCTCCTCCCGCCCGTCTCGCTGCATCACGCGCGCGGGACCCCGGGCTGCTTCTGATTACTGCGAGGGCTGGACGCGCTGGGAACCACCGGCCGGGCCTGGGCTGGAGACTGAGTGCCCAGGCGCGCCCTGGAACCGGCTTGGGGGAACTTCCAGGGCGGTGTGTTCCTTTAAATGGGGGGACGgtatctccacccccacccccccacacacaccggAAGCCCTTCACACCTTCCCACCACCCACGGATCTTGCAAATCCAGGGCCCTTTCTGCAGCAGGGAGCATTTGAACTTTAGAGGCCTCAATTGCAAACCCACAGAGACACCAATTGACAGCTCTTTCACTGCCTTGTAACCCACCCCAAAATGCTCCAACACCCTTTTCCCCACGAAAAGATAACTTTAAAGGTAATTCCGTATTGGGCTTGCTGAGCCAGACATACTGGTAACTCAggcctttttaaaatcattaatttataCAGCCTCATAATCCCCTTAAAATGATCTTTAAATGAATGTAGAACTGGGTAGCGTGCCAATCGAGTCGAATTCAACCCAATCAGGCTGACTGGACTCTGACATGGCAGctaaagaaagaaaccagaaaactTTCACCATATTTAGCAATCTTACTACATCACGGTACAAAAATGATCACAGGAGAAGGCATTGCCTTAATCAACTTCGCGAGTGTGTAAAGTCATGCTGCACGACACTCATTACCAACCAGCCCGGAGCCTGGCTGTTGGAATGGATAATGAGGCTGGCAGGGATGTTAACATACGGTGTCCTTGGAAAAAGCTAGGAATGCGTCAGTGTCTCAGAAGTGCAATGTCCAAGAATCACAAGTAATAATTTGAGAATCCCAAAGATGTTTGTTTACATTGGCTATTATTGTAAAATAGTCGAAGTATAACATCATGAACCAAAATAGTGTCAAAACAAAATCTGTTCCACTGTGGCATGTATGTGACAGAAACACATGCATACAAAGCACATCAAAAGGCTCGAACTGTGGAGGACTCCGGTATTAAATCATTTCCAGATTTAATATCAGAGGAGAGGTTGTTAATCGAACACTGTCAGGAACAGAGGTACAGGCGGCATTTGCAGAGCCAGGCCCTCAGCAGGTTTCTCTGCAGGTCAGGAAGCCATCCTCCTCCGTCCTCCAAAATGAAGGGGCTGGATTTTCTGAAGGTGACATCCACTAGTACCAACTCGGCCTCCCTAAAAAGCAGCCCTGGGGCAGGCACACGGCTGGTCCACCAGCTGAGGAATTAAACAttaattgaaggaaaaaatactGTTTCCCAGTTATTAagctttgctttttctccatttctgcccccttccttttttttttttccacgcAAAGGAGATGGAAActgagacaaaaaaacaaacacaatacgTAGAAATATTATGTTTTCTTGGATTTTCCAGTTTCGTATTCTAGAGAAGTATGATTTTTCAAGACACACAACTAATTCACTGTGATCTTCAGTTAAGCTGAAATTATGTGTgaattaactgaaaaatatttgagtaaatagttgcaaacttttaaaaaatttagaatgcAGGAATGAGTTCttaaagatttacttttttttttaaaggaacaaataaaacctGAGGCTGCATCCAGCACTAGTGCTGAAAAGATTCCAAACCTCATacacaacagaattttttttaaaatagtgtaaaGATGTCGGTCAATGGCTAGGGCCGCCTACCTGtcatacaactttaaaaatactgtagGTGCTGGAATGTGACACACAAAATCACGATTTGTGCATAATCACATTACTTTGCCTCCTACGCGGCACGGCACAGACCCCAGCCTCAAGGGCAGTGTATGTAAATAGTTTCAATATGCAAATTATCCTAATCACTTCCGATTAGTAGGATCTATCTGGCCTGTTCTAGAAAAGGAACCCCGAAAGCTTCCCGCCTCTTGGAGCTGCTTAACGATCAGCACAGTTCCCAACAAGTTAGTATGCACTCATTTTACTGCGTGCACAATCAGCCTCCCGCGTTGCTCCGGGTTGCACGATCCCACACTAAACCTGTCGTTGAATGCGTGCGTGggtgttgcttttcttttcacataGCCTTTCCTTAAGAAACCACACTCACGCTACAAACATCACTTGTCAATGGCCAACTTATTTGCGTTTTCACTTTCTGCAGCAATGCTTTCTATCTTGATGACATTCCCTGGGTCGCAGTGAACTGTGGTTTTCCCTCTGCTGTGCAGAACTTGCCGGGGTCGCTGTGATTTTAGAGCTGCTGAAAGCTCCAAGGAGTCGGGACACATCCTAGGGTGAAGGTCCTGCCTCACCATTGGAATTAGAATTAAGATGCACTTTTAGATTCCCagggctcctcctcctccaccctttCCCCCTGACCCCTCTCTcgtctcctgccctcccccctctcctccccagtcCCCTTcactcctcctccttcccttcttccccctccctccccgcgCTTACTGTACTCTATTTACCACCCCAGCTGGGCTCGCGCCCGCCCCGCCCACCCCACGGGGATTGGCTGCGAACGCGGAAGGACCGAAAGCCCGCCCCGCGCCAGCGCCCGCCAATAGAGACGCCCGCCCAGCCTGATGGACTCTCCACTTTCACCAATGGGGACACCGGGAAGCCTGACCGTGTGGCCCCGGCGAATGCATATAAAAGCCGCCCCGCCGCGCTCCCGGCTTCATTCTGAGCTGAGCTTGGTGCTGAGCGCTGGAAGCTCTGCAGGCGGCGGCGGCCTGAGCTCCAGGGCAGCCCGCTTCCTCCCGGTTTCTCCTTCCCGGCAGTCAGCATGAAAGCCTTTAGTCCAGTGAGGTCCGTTAGGAAAAACAGCCTTTCGGACCACAGCCTGGGCATCTCCCGGAGCAAAACCCCGGTGGACGACCCGATGAGCCTGCTGTACAACATGAACGACTGCTACTCCAAGCTCAAAGAACTGGTGCCCAGCATCCCGCAGAACAAGAAGGTGAGCAAGATGGAAATCCTGCAGCACGTCATCGACTACATCTTGGACCTGCAGATCGCCCTGGACTCGCACCCCACTATTGTCAGCCTGCATCACCAGCGACCCGGACAGAGCCAGGCGTCCAGGACGCCACTGACCACTCTAAACACGGACATCAGCATCCTGTCCTTGCAGGTAAGACCTGCTCCCGGCGCCCGCGCTCGCTGCCGCGCTCCCCGGCGATCGCCTGGGCTGCCCCGTTGTCGAGACGGCTGCAGTCGGTGACTTACAGATGAGCTAATTAACTTTATTTCTTGAAATCTGCTGTAGATCGGTGCGTGAAATTGCTGCTAAGTTCTGACACGTTAATATATGTCTTTGATCTGAATTGTAGCATAAACGTGTTTAATGGAACTTGCTGTTCATGGACTACTTAAAAAGAGAGGCGCTTGCTTTCTCCTTAAGATTGTCTAACATCATGCCTTTTATCTCCTTTCTCGCAGGCTTCTGAATTCCCTTCTGAGTTAATATCAAATGACAGCAAAGCTCTCTGTGGCTGAATAAATGGTGAGTGTTTGCTTGTGGCTCCCGTTGTTTAAACTGACCCTTGGAGTGTGTGTGCGAGCTAgtgtgtttttcttcctgtgtccAGGTACTTGTGTATCCGTAAATTTGGGGAGTTAGTAAGTGAATGTGTACTTCGATGTATTACACGTAGTACATCGTCTACGTGTACTTGACATGAAGGGGCTTCTACCTCTGGTTACAAAGTTCACAGaccattttccttaaaaaaaaaaaaaaaatgccagtgaCTTATGAAGGTGGCAGAGAAAAGTATATCGGCTTCTGTCTTGAATGTAATGCTTTGGCTTCTCTGCTTTTGCTCTGGTGCTATGAGGTACTAACCTCCATGTAATTAATCTTATCGCCACAAATTCCACAGGGATCCTCCTTCCCAAAACTGTAGCCCCCTGGGATTCGGCGGGGCTTGCATTGCTACCCTGTGCCTCAGCCTGTGATGTGGGATTCCAGCTTCCCTATCTGTTAAAACTCAAGGGCTGTTTTCAATCAAATAATTGTTACAAGAAGCAGACTGGCGCCTGTGAGCACTGCTGTTGGAGATCCAGATAGGAGATTGTGTTGGGAAGTATTCCCCTTGAGTCTCtgctattttaatgtttaatttgtgTTGTCCAGGCCGACTGCGTGTGTTGCATCTGGACGCCAGGGTTTGCCCAATCTTTGAGTGTTTGGTTAAATGTTCAAACTGTGGCTTCCTCTGGGCGCCAGTCTGCCCGCCTCTGCCCTTAGCTTGCATTCTCCTAAACTTGCTTTCTCTTGCAATGTTTTGCAGGTGTTCGtgactcttttttctttgcaCAACAGACAACAAATCCACAGGAACTTACTACTTTTCAACCATTTCACAAGGACAACAAGTTGAAtggacctttttaaaaaaaacggAAGCAAAACTAAGAAGGATCAGATCATCTTCCCTAGGGTGTCGGACCTGGACTGATATTAGTTATTTATGAAAAAGACTTTTAATGCCCTTTCTACAGTTGGAAGGTTTCTTTATATACTATTCCCACCATGGGGAGCGAAAACGTTAAAAATCACAAGGAATTGCCCAATCTAAGCAGACTTTGCCTTTTCTCAAAGGTGGAGCGTGAATACCAGAAGGATCCAGTATTCAGTTACTTAAATGAAGTCTTTTGGTCAGAAATTACCTTTTTGACGCAAGCCTACTGAAtgctgtgtatatatttatatataaatatatatatatatattgagtgaAACCTTGTGAACTCTTTAATTAGAGTTTTCTTGTATAGTGGCAGAGATGTATATTTCTGCATACAAAGTTTAATGATGTACTTATTCATGCTaaactttttataaaagtttagTTGTAAACTTTAACccttttatacaaaataaatcaaGTGTGTTTATTGAATGGTGATTGCCTGCTTTATTTCAGAGGACCagtgctttgatttttattatgcTATGTTATAACTGAACCCAAATCAATACAAGTTCAAATTTATGTAGACTGTATAAGATTATAATAAAACATGTCTGGAGTCAATATCTGAATTCTGAATGATTTTTCAGATCTCTttcgctctctctccctctgtctctccactTTGTTTAACCCCCTCCTTCATCCCTTCCACTACCCTCTAACTAAGCCTTGGAGCTGAGGGCAAATGTGTAGTCAGGGCTGTGAAGGTTATAAATACAAGTTTCTCTTCGTTCATCAGAGAAAAGTAGTTCTGTGCCTTGTGGCTCAATTTCAAATCAAGGAGTTGCTATGGCAGTGACTCTTAGGAGTTAGgtcactgaaaataaatgtaGTGTCTGGAAGGACTATCTGTCTGTCTGAGTAGGTTTTTAAGATGCTTCTGGAGTAAGCTGCTTGTTAATCAGAAGAGAAAGCTCCATAGAATTCAGAACATGATACTAGAAGGGCAAAAAGGCCCCTCGCTGTCACTGTTTGCCAGTGGGAATTAAGCTGAGCACTCAGCCTGTCCCCTGTCCTTCCTCCACCTGTAGCTAGCTGCTCCGTCTCAGGGAGACAGGGCTTGGGTCTGGCCCACTTTCCAGCCCAGGTGGCTGTTAAATCGCCCTTCACCCTTGACTGAGCCCCTGGACTGCccaaggaaggaaagggagaggagaaaggccTTTCAAGTCACAGAAAAATACCAGCGTGCTATTTCCACAGCAGCTTTCACGTGGCAACATCTTGGACCCTGCTTTGAAAGGTATATAATAGTCTTTAAAATTCACATGCATAcgtgtatttatattttcaaattggaAGACGTTTCCCTAGGTGTGTGAGGGTGGCGCTGGGAGGTTCTGGAAGGCCGGTCAGAGGTGGACGGGAACTGGAGAAgaaagcgggggtgggggaggacaggTCGGTGGGAATAGGTGTCTCACCTGGGGCCACTCTCGCCCAGCCGAGCAGGTGTTTGGGTGGCGCCACCAAGTCTGCCCTGGTGGCGGTGGTGCTTCCGGCCCTGACTCAGAATCCATCACCAGAGAGCTGGGGCCGGGGTGGGTAGGTGGCCTCGGGCTCTCAGCAGAACCTGGCCTGTGCCTGTGCCCAATGAGTTCCGGGCCGGGCCGAGACCCTCCCCCCTCTGGGGCCGTGGCCGTGAAGCCGCCCCTGCAGCTCTGGTTCCCAGCCGCGCCCAGCACAACTTCCTAGCCCAGGACACCATCCGTCCCCGCAGATGAGCCGTGCTTTGAATGGCCGCAGTACCCAGGGCCGTCGTTGATAATCATACCGCCAGGAAAGCGGGCTCTGGTTGCGGCATCTGGACCGGGATGGTCATTCCCAACACAGGCTGCCCTTCAGACCTGTCACCTTGACGTCCAGCCACCTGTCGTCAACCTGCCCAGCACCCTGCACGGGCCACCTTGCACAGGGCTGGGCCCCAGCACAGCAAGGGCTGGAAACGCGAGGACCGGTCGCTGCCCCCACACCTGTCCTTTCCTCTGGGGTGGCAGGCGGGGGAGCAGACACCAGCTCCTGGTTGCCCCCTGTCTCGGTGACCCGCACTTGGTCGGCTTGGGTGGGCAGGGGACTGACCTGGACCAAGGGTCTGAAACAAGGACTCCTTGGCTTTCCCGGGGGAGCCGTGAGGGCGGAACCGGGCCCTTTCAAGCTCCTGCTGCACAGTCACTGGTAGCTGGGAACCGTTTTTGCAACGTTTGGGCGAGGACCCAGAGTAGCAGCAGAGTCAGGGGAAAGCGGCACCTTTCGGAGGGACTTTTCGCGGTGGAGCCGGGCAGCCCTTCTGGGTCCGGCCAGTGGAGGCCGGGCGCCACCTGCTGGCTGATGCGAGGAAGGCGGCTCGCGAGTGGGGACCTGGGGCTTACTAGATGCTTGAAAGGAGAGGAGCAACGAGCTGGAGCACTAGGGGAGAAAAGGCCAGGGAGATACAGCCTGCTGAAAATGAGTGATGATATTATGAAAGAGTCCCTCTCTAGCAGTGTGTGCAGTTGTTTCCGCATGTGAATCTTTACTACTTTATAACTTAGATAGGGTCCCCTTTGATAAACTAGCATCTCCCACCATCTCTAGAGTGGGTGCTGTCTTGGATTTATTAAATGTATCAGACATGATCTCTGTCCTCAAACAGACTATAATCGGattgtggaaaaaaatgaattgtgaAGTCAAATGAAAGCCAGAAGGTTTTCCCTTCTCATTCCTTAAGTTTTTAATTTCCCCCACCCAACTGCTTAATAACGTTAACCAATATTATGTTAGCGGAATGGGCTTTGAGAGTGGGTGTCCTTGTCTTAATCCAGATCTTAATGAGAATAAGTCAAACTTTGTCCATTATACACGATTTAGCTCTAGGATTATGTTGGAATATATAGTCTTTATCAATTCTAGGAAGAACCTTTCAAttgttagggtttttttttttttttgagaatttaaaatcataatttgaGGGtgaatttggtaaaatattttccctGTATTTAGTGATATTTTCTCCAGTGTTTGCCACTGATTTTTCTGCTGTGAAATGACCCTGCATTTCTGCAATAAATCCTCCTTGAACATTATGCATTAATACTCCTTACATCCACTGTGGGATCTGTCAGCCAGTACTTTACCTAGAATTTCTGAGAATGAAATGGAGCTCTCCGTGTCTTGTGTTGGAATCACGGTCACACTGGCCTCCAACAATAATGAGCAGCTCAGTGTGTATTTCATTTCAGTTCTCAGCACCATGGGTGGATCCTCCAAGGGAGGCAGACATGTGGCCTCTCCATACGACAGAAACTGGACTCAGAGATGTGACGTGAATGGCCACGGGTACACAGCGGCCAGGGGACAGACTAAGTCCATGGAGAAGGAGTTTCTGAATAGAGCGCAGAGGCAGCGCTTGGGAGGCTCCGGGGAGTTCCCACCTGAGATTGCAAGAATATCAGGGGACTCTGCAGAGGACAGTGGAGAGAACGGAAAAGCAGAACGCTGAGAGTGGACACGTCCCGTGACAGTCCTGACAGCCTGCCAATCTCAGCAAGTTAGAGGGCATTGACCTGGAAACAAGGCTTTGCAACCATGGGAAGCAGGACACGGGAATCGAGACCACCATGCAGAACCCTTGGCGGCCTGCAGTCTCAGGTGTGGATTAGAAAAACATTACTCACTAGCCTGGGAAGACCATAAGGAGGACACCTGTCAGTTTGCCTGAGCTCACGATGGGAAAGAAATGTCTCCCTTGAAAATTCATAGCCATAGATCTGCCCTCACAGGGAATGGCGGCGgttcaaatacagagggtgccaaaaaaaaaagtataaacattttaagaaaggaaaaaaactgtattaaaattgtaataatatgtaccaataacaaaaaatgaatacaagtcatgtgtatacattgttttggcaccgcTGGTGTATACTACCCAGTGAGTCTGAGAAATTCTAATGCTGACAAATTAACATAAAAACGGGTTCCTGGCTGGTGATGTCCCTGGGGTATTTGGCAATAACAAATGCAAAACTTCTCTGGAGAGAGAAGCCCTCAACACAGACCACATAAAATTCTCATATTTAATGGCTTGCCTAAAGTAagtttaaaacttaaaagctttttcGAACCACTGAAAAACAATTTGCCATGAGAGGAAGTATCAGTagagacaaggaagagaaatgagaaaccAAGAACGATGAAGGCTATAAAGTATGACTAAAGTgattaaagaaatcaaagaactaattgaaaacacaagaaaaatcacaagataCAGTTATTGAAATTGAAAACTCAATAAAAAGGTTAAAACCCAGATGAAAAACTACTGGAGCGTTTCTATACAGTAACAATGAATAatgtgaaaaggaaattaaggaaacaattccatttacaatagcatcagaaAGAATACTTAGGACTGAAcctaaccaaggaggtgaaagatttgcataatgaaaactacagaacattgctgagagaaataagaGGACACACATAAACGGAAAGACAGTCCATGCTCATGAATTCGagaatttaatattgttaaaatatcaataCCACCCAAAGCAGTCTattgattcaatgcaatccctgtcaacaTCCCAATGATTATTTTGCAGAAACGGACTAATccatcctaaaatttacatggaatcTTAAGGGACCccaaaatagctaaaacaatcttgaaaaagaacaaagttggagcacttacacttcctgatttcaaaacgtACTCTAAAGCTTTGTTAATCAAgtcagcatggtactggcataaggacagacatatTGACCAATGGAGTAGACAAGGGAATTCAGGGATAAACCCTCACACATGTGGTTAAATGACTTTcgacaaggatgccaagaccaaGCAGTAGAGAAAGGCCAGTCTTTTCAATAAacgatgctgggaaaactggatattcacatgcgaaagaatgaagttgggcccttacctaacaccatacacaaaaattaactcaaaatgcatcaaagacctaaatgtaagagctaaaaccatgaactcttagaagaaaacatatgacaTAAGCTTTATGACGCTGGATTTGGAAATGATTTCCTGAATATGACACCAAATATAcaggcaacaaaaataaaaatagataagctggacttcatgaaaatgtaaaactgtgCATCAATGGACACgatcaacagagtgaaaaaggcagcctatggaatgggagaaaatatctgcaaaccatatagctgataagggattaatatccagaatatatacagGACTCcgaaaactcaacaacaacaaaacaaacaatccaattcaaaaattggcaaaggacttgaatagacatttttccaaagaagataacTGAGTGGccaataaaacatgaaaagatgatccatatcactaatcattaggaaaatacaaatcaaagaaaataacaagtgttggggaggatgtggagaaattggaattttTGCACACCtttagtgagaatgtaaaatgaatacagccactgtggaaaacagtatggcagctcctcaaaaatttataaaatagaattaccatatattccagcaattccacttccgggTATATACCCAAt of Rhinolophus sinicus isolate RSC01 linkage group LG05, ASM3656204v1, whole genome shotgun sequence contains these proteins:
- the ID2 gene encoding DNA-binding protein inhibitor ID-2: MKAFSPVRSVRKNSLSDHSLGISRSKTPVDDPMSLLYNMNDCYSKLKELVPSIPQNKKVSKMEILQHVIDYILDLQIALDSHPTIVSLHHQRPGQSQASRTPLTTLNTDISILSLQASEFPSELISNDSKALCG